Proteins encoded together in one Telopea speciosissima isolate NSW1024214 ecotype Mountain lineage chromosome 6, Tspe_v1, whole genome shotgun sequence window:
- the LOC122663613 gene encoding uncharacterized protein LOC122663613: MDKLLEFGRKALFYVRVLSGYEERRIRSYRLQLQRRFEQAQERKAALRKIPEQVILSEVRRMVEEMQALNRKLEETESAIEEYFKPIDKQAEVIMNMQLEGEEKRTREMMKAMHEQALLVKAEAEKMEKVCNMDSDKQLNTSSSLNNQGGDVR, translated from the exons ATGGACAAACTATTAGAGTTTGGGAGGAAAGCATTATTCTATGTTAGAGTACTTTCTGGATATGAAGAAAGAAGGATCAGGTCTTACAGATTGCAACTTCAACGACGATTTGAACAG GCGCAAGAAAGGAAGGCAGCCTTGAGAAAGATCCCAGAGCAGGTTATTTTATCAGAGGTTCGCCGTATGGTTGAGGAGATGCAGGCATTGAATCGGAAACTTGAAGAAACA GAGTCTGCTATTGAAGAGTACTTCAAGCCAATCGACAAGCAGGCAGAGGTCATAATGAACATGCAGCTTGAAGGGGAGGAAAAGAGAACAAGGGAAATGATGAAGGCCATGCATGAGCAGGCTTTGCTTGTGAAAGCTGAGGCagagaaaatggaaaaagtGTGCAATATGGATTCAGACAAACAACTCAACACATCATCCTCTCTCAACAATCAAGGTGGTGATGTGAGATGA